In Synechococcus sp. CB0101, a genomic segment contains:
- a CDS encoding glycoside hydrolase family 13 protein, producing the protein MERAGVAVSSDLRSAFTRPPAWVAEAVVAQIFPDRFRRSGRVAAQQGLALQPWGDPPTPTGFQGGDLYGVIEGLDHLQALGITCLYLTPIFSSAANHRYHAYDYFQVDPLLGGDQAFDALVAELKRRGMRLILDGVFNHCGRGFWAFHHLLENGPASPYVDWFITEHWPLKPYPEPGEPCGYHSWWCDPALPKFNHANQQVREHLLAVGRHWIERGIDGWRLDVPDEVEPSFWVEFRRVVREANPEAWIVGEIWGDARAWLGGEHFDGVMNYRVAWSCLGWVADGRLQQGHAREAIPYGCLSGERWKEVLLETLSWYRPEVNQAQLNLLDSHDVPRALHMLQGDVDALKLALVLLFVLPGVPCVYYGTEAGLSGGAEPECREAFPWGDPQAWPQDLRAFIASLAALRREQPALRSAELAVEVLQGPDGDQGLRLVRGAPGGEQVEVVLNRSRRVGLEVAGLEGRSLLWACQKGCGVSVERLGPQQVSLRQLWISSP; encoded by the coding sequence ATGGAGAGGGCTGGAGTGGCCGTGAGTTCGGATCTCCGCTCTGCCTTCACCCGTCCGCCCGCCTGGGTGGCCGAGGCGGTGGTGGCTCAGATCTTTCCCGATCGCTTTCGCCGCAGCGGCCGCGTGGCGGCGCAGCAGGGTTTGGCTCTGCAGCCCTGGGGCGATCCACCCACGCCCACCGGGTTTCAGGGTGGAGACCTCTATGGCGTGATCGAGGGGCTCGACCATCTGCAGGCGCTGGGCATCACCTGCCTCTATCTCACCCCGATCTTCAGTTCGGCGGCCAATCACCGTTATCACGCCTACGACTACTTCCAGGTAGATCCCTTACTAGGCGGTGATCAAGCCTTTGATGCGCTGGTAGCGGAGCTGAAGCGGCGGGGGATGCGATTGATCCTCGATGGTGTGTTTAACCACTGCGGCAGGGGCTTCTGGGCGTTTCACCATCTGCTGGAGAACGGCCCGGCCTCGCCCTATGTCGACTGGTTCATCACCGAGCACTGGCCCCTCAAGCCCTATCCAGAGCCGGGTGAACCCTGCGGTTATCACAGCTGGTGGTGTGATCCGGCGCTGCCGAAGTTCAACCACGCCAATCAGCAGGTGCGGGAGCACCTGCTGGCGGTGGGGCGCCACTGGATCGAGCGGGGTATCGATGGCTGGCGCCTGGATGTGCCCGATGAGGTTGAGCCGAGCTTCTGGGTGGAGTTTCGCCGCGTTGTGCGGGAGGCCAATCCTGAGGCCTGGATCGTGGGTGAGATCTGGGGCGATGCGCGCGCCTGGTTGGGGGGCGAGCACTTCGATGGGGTGATGAATTACCGGGTGGCCTGGAGTTGTTTGGGTTGGGTGGCCGATGGCCGGCTGCAGCAGGGCCATGCCCGTGAGGCAATTCCCTACGGCTGCCTCAGCGGTGAGCGCTGGAAGGAGGTGCTTCTTGAAACCTTGAGCTGGTATCGGCCGGAGGTGAATCAGGCCCAGCTGAACCTGCTCGACAGCCACGATGTGCCACGGGCGCTGCACATGCTCCAGGGCGATGTGGACGCGCTGAAGCTGGCGCTGGTGCTGCTGTTTGTGTTGCCGGGCGTGCCGTGCGTGTACTACGGCACGGAGGCGGGCTTGAGCGGTGGGGCGGAGCCGGAGTGTCGGGAGGCCTTCCCCTGGGGCGATCCGCAGGCCTGGCCCCAGGATTTGCGGGCGTTCATCGCCTCGCTGGCGGCGTTGCGGCGGGAGCAGCCGGCGCTGCGCTCAGCCGAACTTGCGGTGGAGGTGTTGCAGGGCCCCGACGGGGATCAGGGCCTGCGGCTGGTGCGGGGGGCGCCGGGCGGGGAACAGGTGGAGGTGGTGCTGAACCGGAGCCGGCGTGTGGGCCTGGAGGTGGCTGGGCTGGAAGGGCGCAGCCTGTTGTGGGCGTGTCAGAAAGGCTGTGGGGTGTCAGTGGAGAGACTGGGTCCTCAACAGGTGTCATTGAGGCAGTTGTGGATTTCGTCCCCTTGA